The window GGCCGTCTTCGCGCAGCACCTCGAGCAGAGTGCGCAGCTCGTTCAGCGACTCGCGGCCGAGCCCTTCGATACGCGCGAGTGCCTCGACGGCCACTGACGGGTCGGATGCCGCCGCCAGGCGTGCCCCGCCGGCCTGCATCACGATCACGGTGATGGTGTGCGAGATGACATCGTGCAGCTCGCGGGCGATGCGCGCGCGTTCCTGGGTTGCGGCGCGTTCGTCGGCCTGGGCGCGCTCAAGCTCTTGCCGCAGGGCGCCGTCGCGATATCGCGCCCAGCTTCGTGCGAACAATCCGAGCGTGAAGGCGGCAGCCAGCAGAACGCCGTCATAGAGCAGGTCTCCGGGATCTGCCATCTCGGGAAACCGCAGCGAGATGACCGTCAACGTCACGGCGCTGACGACTGCGCCGGCGATCTGGCGCACCATCCGCTCTTCATGCCGTGCGCAGGAATACAGAGCCACCAGCCATGGGATGAACTCGCCCCAATAGCCCAGAGCCAGCGGCACCACCCAGACCGGCACGGCGATCACCACGGCCACGCCGATCTGCACGAGGAGTGCGAACCGGCGACGCAGCACGAGCAGCGCGCAGATGACCGTCATCGGCACGAACGACGACGCCACCGGCGCGGCGCCCACGCTCTCGCTCAGGCCGAAGACAATGTCCAGTACTCCGGCCACCCACAGTCCGGCCGCCGGCGCCACATCGAAGACTGTTCCCCGCCATCCCGCTCGACGCCACGCACCGTGCATGGCACCACGGTAGCCCTCTCCCGGCCGGTCACGCCTCTGTCTCACGAGGGATGCCCACTCCGTCGATCGGCAGAGACACCGTGGACATTTCGACGACGCGCTGCGCGCGTGCCGGGACCACACTGACAGCGACACGGGACATCCGGTCCTGCAAGGAGGCCATCATGACAACCACGACGACCCTCGCCACGCGGTGGCGGCTCATTCTGACGGGTCTCATTCTCGGTCCGGCACTGCTCGTGACCTCGAACGCGTTCATCATCCCTGAGCCGCCCGGCGGCATGCGTGCGGCGTTCGACGCGATGGCTGCGCAGCCGTGGATGCTGCTGCTGGAATCGATCGTCGAGGGCCTGGGGTTCGCCATCAGTCTTGCCGCCTTCGCGGCTGTGACCTGGGTGGTGCGCGCACGGGGCGGGGCTGTCGCGACCATCGGCGCGATCTTCTGCCTGCTGGGCGTGCTCGGGTTCGCCTGGTCGGCCGGCGGCGGGATCTTCCTGTCCGTCCTCGCGGGTATGCCAGATCAGGATGCGGGATTCGCGGCGGCGCAGGCGATGAACGCCGATCCGCTCAGCGGCGCACTGATCATGGCACTGATGTTCGTCGCCGAAGCCGGTATCTGTCTGGTCGTCATCGGCCTACTGCGCGCACGGCTGATCTCATTCTGGCCGTTGGTGCTCGTAGTCGCCGGGATCGTTGCCGACATGGTGCTGCCCGGCGTGTGGTCGGGCCTGGCCGCCGACGTGCTGCTCCTGGCCGCGGCGGTGTGGCTCGTCGTGCGGCTGCC is drawn from Microbacterium protaetiae and contains these coding sequences:
- a CDS encoding sensor histidine kinase, with the protein product MHGAWRRAGWRGTVFDVAPAAGLWVAGVLDIVFGLSESVGAAPVASSFVPMTVICALLVLRRRFALLVQIGVAVVIAVPVWVVPLALGYWGEFIPWLVALYSCARHEERMVRQIAGAVVSAVTLTVISLRFPEMADPGDLLYDGVLLAAAFTLGLFARSWARYRDGALRQELERAQADERAATQERARIARELHDVISHTITVIVMQAGGARLAAASDPSVAVEALARIEGLGRESLNELRTLLEVLREDGQAPEGTAPQPTLSDVDALCAQMRELGLPVQLHTEGVGAALAPSIQLAGYRIVQEGLTNVLKHAGNVDTGVRLASSGGVMTIEVSCAPGAGGSSLGGTDHGLLGLRERVAALGGTLMTGPRADGGYLLRAELPLEQRVS